CTTTTCTTTTATAACTAATCTAGCAAGCATAAAAAATAAAACTTTATTTTTTAACGTACTAAGGTTCTATATTTTTTTTTGGAAAAATTTAACAAACATTCACAACTTAAAAAAGCAATTATAAATTACTTTTGCTTTTCGTTTACATAAAAGATAAATGATTTCAAAAAACAATAATATACTAAGTAAAATAACATCACTCTTTTTGGTGTTTTTACTTATGCTTCCTATTATTGTTAAAGCTAGTCATGAGCATAAAGATGAAGGCCATCAAAATTGTAAAGAAAAATTAACTCATTTACACGAGTATGAAAATGAACATTGTGATGTTTGTTACTTTTCTTTTGCTTCATTTAACTTATCGCCTAAAACTTTTATACAAGTACTCGTTCTTACCACTAACAAAACGATTATTGATAATTACAAATCGATTTCTTTATCTTTTTGTTATTCTTCAATTAAAAGACTAAGAGCACCTCCAGTAATTTCTTAAGTATTTTTTTCTTTATTTCTATACAAACCATATAGAACACATATGTCTTATAATTAATTTTATAAGAGCATTTAATAGATATATTTTAAAACTTACCTCATTCAATAAACCTGTAATTAAATACTAAGTTATTTCATTACAAACCTGAACCATCCATTTATTTATTACAACAATGACAAGACTAAGCCTAAGTGCTTTATTTTGTGTATTGTTTCATACACTACTTTTTAGTCAACACACACATAGTGTTACCATAAAGGTAATTGATGAAACAACACAGAAAGAGCTACCCAATGCCCACGTAAATATTGGCTTAAAATATGCATATACAAACTTAAAAGGTACTACTACTTTTTACAAAATATCGACTAAAAATAAACAGCTAAGCATTACTCATGTAGGATACATCTCTTATAAGAAGCTATTTAATTTCGCTTCAAACACACCTGTTATATCAATCGTTCTGAAACAAGAGAACTCGGTCTTAAATGAAGTGATTATTGCACAAAAGCATAAACAAACTTCTGTAAAACTCTCTAAAAACAAACAAAAGGTAAGTAAATTATTTTTAGCAAAAAACAGAGATAACAGCTTAATGCAAACGCTAAAAAACATACCTGGAGCTAGTGCTATAACAATTGGTTCTGGGCAATCTAAACCAACAATAAGAGGATTAGGTTTTAATAGAATTGTTGTAGTTGAAAACGGAATAAAACATGAGGCTCAACAATGGGGAGCTGATCATGGTTTAGAAATAGACCAATACAATATAGATAACATTGAAATTACCAAAAGAGCAACATCTTTAATGTATGGATCTGATGCTATAGCTAGAGTAATTAGTTTAAAAAACAACTTATTACCTAATGTAAACTCTTTTTCTAGAGAACTTAATCTTACCAATAGAAGCAAGAATAACACATGAAGATTATGGTGATTACCATTGTCAAATTTCAGTAATAGATATTACTGGATGGCAAAGCAGAACTTCTGTTGATCTTAAAATTTAATAATTGAAACTCAAAACATGACCCAATGATAAAAACGAACAATCTAACCAAAAAATATGGCGATTTTACGGCATTACATAATTTAAATATAGAAATAAAAGAAGGTGAAATTTTTTGCTTACTCGGAGCAAATGGAGCCGGAAAATCAACAACTATAAATTTATTATTAAATTTTATTACACCTTCTTCTGGAGAAGCTTCTATTAATGGATTAAATGTTGCTAATAATGCAAAAAAAACAAAATCTTTTTTAACCTATATACCAGAAAATCTAATGCTCTACCCTACACTAACAGCATTAGAAAATTTAGATTATTTTTTAGGAATTGGAGGTAACAAATTTTCTAAAATAGAATTAGAATTCTTTTTAGAAGAAGCAGGTTTACAGCAAGAAGCTTTTCATAAGCGAATCCAATATTTCTCTAAAGGAATGAGACAAAAAGTAGGTATTGCCTTGGCTATTGCAAAAGATGCTAAAGTATTATTATTAGACGAACCTACATCTGGTTTAGATCCAAAATCAAGTAATGAATTTGGAAAACTCCTAAAAAAAATGAGAGCAGACGGAGTAGCTATACTAATGGCAACACACGATATTTTTAGAGCAAAAGATATAGGTACACATATTGGCATCATGAAACAAGGAGCCTTAAAACATTCTTTTTCTAACAGCGCTGTATCGCTTCATGAGTTAGAAAATTTATATCTAGAAACCATGAATTTAAATGAAGAAGTAAAATGATTTTATATATAATAAAAAAAGAATTTAGAGAAATATCTAGAGACGGACGTTTTAAAATATCAATAGGTATTGTTTTAGCTTTATTGGTTACTGCTATTTTGGTTACTACTAATCAATATAAAACTACCATCAATCAATATAACAAAGCAAAAAATAGTGAACGAACCGTTTGGGAATCTCAAGGAAAAAAAAATCCACATTCTGCCGCTCATTATGGAAATTATGTGTTTAAACCCAAATCGCCATTATCCCTAATAGACCAAGGTGTAGATAAATATACTGGAGTTTCAATATTTTTAGAAGCCCATAGCAGAAACGAAGCATTGTTTAGTGATGCCACAGATCAAACTACCTTATCTCGTTTTGGAGAACTAACCCCCAACTTTATTTTACTATATATACTCCCTCTAATTATTATTTTAATAGGGTATAATACTTTTACTAAAGAAATAGAAGGAAATACGTTCTACATTTTAAAAAGTCAAGGAATAACTGGATGGAAATTACTATTAGGTAAATGGGTTGCTACATTAATCCCCGCAATAGTTATTACAACATTATTATTTATTTTTGGAGGTATTATATTTTCTAATATTAAAGATTATGGAGTTCTTAATTGGAAAGCATTTGGCATGCTTTACCTTATTTACCTTGTTTACTATTTAGTTTTTACTAATATAGTTTTACTAATATCTTCTTTAGTTAAAAAATCAGGAGTAGCTTTAGTTACTAGCTTATTCTTTTGGATTTTAGCCTGTTTTATTGCCCCTAAACTAGCTAGTAATATAGCCGATACTAAATACCCATACCCAACCCTTCAAGAATTTTCTGAAAAAGTACATCAAGAATACAAAAAAGGATTAGATGGACATAGCCCATCGAGTAAACAAGCAAAAAAATTAGAAAAAGAAATTCTTAAAAAATATAATGTAGATAGCGTACACAAGCTTCCCTTTAATTTTAGTGCCTATAGAATGCAAAAAGGAGAAGAACAACAAGCAGAAATATACGCTAAACATTATGGTTTATTAAAAAAAATAGCTATAAAACAAAATAATGTTTATAAAACATTAGCCATAATTTCTCCTTTCTTGCCTACACGATTTTTATCAATGTCAATAGCAAAAACCGATTATCAATACCATTGGAATTTTTCAGAAGCTGCAGAAAAGTATAGAATTGAAACACAACGATTTTTAAATGGAACTACCGAAAAAAACTCTAAATATAGAGAACGCTATATCGCTCCTGCTGATACTTGGGCCAAACTACCAAAATTTAAATACGAAGCACCTTCCTTTTCAGAAACTTTTAAGGAGAATTTACCTTTACTCTTAATACTATCACTTTGGTTTGCAATTACAGCTGCTATATTAATATTCACTAACAAAACTTATTAAACATGTTTACACATAATTTTAAACACGAACTAAAAATTCTGTTACGTAGTAAATGGCTCTTAATATTATTTTTCACCATTTTAGTTACATTTTTATATGCTGGTTATAATGGAAAGCAAAAGACCAATAAACGAATTTCTAATATTGAAAAAATAAATAGTATTGTTAAAAAGAAGGATACAAAAATGCTACAGGCATTAGATTCTATAGAAAAAGGCTTTAAAAAAAATGACGGTAACCCATGGAGAGCACCTACACGACCTATGACAATTGGGCAATCACACCCAAGGGTAGCTTCAATGCCACCGCAAGCACTGTCGTTTCTTTCTACAGGTCAAAGCGATTTGTACACAAACTACATACAGCCTAAAGCTTATGGAGATAGTTTTTTATTAAGCTACACCGAATTATCTAATCCAGTTCAATTACTTTTTGGAAGTTTTGATCTTGCTTTTGTAATTATATATATACTACCACTTATCGTTATTGCTTTTAGTTATAATATATTTTCTGCAGAAAAAGAGTACGGCTCATTAAAGTTATTAGCTTCACAACCTGTATCTGTATTCATATGGTTTTTTCAAAAAATTAGTTTCCGTTTTTTTTGGTTAACTATAATTACTTTAACTGTTTTAACGATATCATTTGTAATTAATAATTTCGATTTTAGCACAAACTTTTCTATATATATAAATACTATTTTACTAGTTATAGCCTATCTACTTTTTTGGTTTTCTATTGTTTTTTTAGTAAACATACTCTTAAATAATTCTGCAAAAAATGCCGTAAGTTTATTAGCTATTTGGGTATTTATCATTTTAATAATCCCTGCCTTAATAGGGCAATTAGGAAATACCTTTTACCCAATTCCTTCTAGAACAAAATTAATTAGTGAAGTGAGAGAATTGAAAGATGAAGTATCTAAAAAGCAAGATAAAATTTTAGATAATTATTTAAGAGACCATCCAGAGTATGCAACAAACACAGCTACAAATTATTCTTTTTGGCATAAATACATGGCGTCGCAAGATTTGGTAGAAGATGAACTTAAACCTCTAATAGATACATATGAACTACAATTAAAAAACCAGCAAAAATGGATT
This genomic stretch from Tenacibaculum sp. Bg11-29 harbors:
- a CDS encoding DUF3526 domain-containing protein; amino-acid sequence: MILYIIKKEFREISRDGRFKISIGIVLALLVTAILVTTNQYKTTINQYNKAKNSERTVWESQGKKNPHSAAHYGNYVFKPKSPLSLIDQGVDKYTGVSIFLEAHSRNEALFSDATDQTTLSRFGELTPNFILLYILPLIIILIGYNTFTKEIEGNTFYILKSQGITGWKLLLGKWVATLIPAIVITTLLFIFGGIIFSNIKDYGVLNWKAFGMLYLIYLVYYLVFTNIVLLISSLVKKSGVALVTSLFFWILACFIAPKLASNIADTKYPYPTLQEFSEKVHQEYKKGLDGHSPSSKQAKKLEKEILKKYNVDSVHKLPFNFSAYRMQKGEEQQAEIYAKHYGLLKKIAIKQNNVYKTLAIISPFLPTRFLSMSIAKTDYQYHWNFSEAAEKYRIETQRFLNGTTEKNSKYRERYIAPADTWAKLPKFKYEAPSFSETFKENLPLLLILSLWFAITAAILIFTNKTY
- a CDS encoding DUF3526 domain-containing protein, whose translation is MFTHNFKHELKILLRSKWLLILFFTILVTFLYAGYNGKQKTNKRISNIEKINSIVKKKDTKMLQALDSIEKGFKKNDGNPWRAPTRPMTIGQSHPRVASMPPQALSFLSTGQSDLYTNYIQPKAYGDSFLLSYTELSNPVQLLFGSFDLAFVIIYILPLIVIAFSYNIFSAEKEYGSLKLLASQPVSVFIWFFQKISFRFFWLTIITLTVLTISFVINNFDFSTNFSIYINTILLVIAYLLFWFSIVFLVNILLNNSAKNAVSLLAIWVFIILIIPALIGQLGNTFYPIPSRTKLISEVRELKDEVSKKQDKILDNYLRDHPEYATNTATNYSFWHKYMASQDLVEDELKPLIDTYELQLKNQQKWIQKWQYISPAIVLQQTFNAIAGTSTQHYQNYKEQVSSFSKEWRNFFTPLLYKNELFSTSLYNKLPTFKYQQPKPFSIVKKLIILLTFSFFLLITGWWFFKRKIKKGVLI
- a CDS encoding ABC transporter ATP-binding protein; this translates as MIKTNNLTKKYGDFTALHNLNIEIKEGEIFCLLGANGAGKSTTINLLLNFITPSSGEASINGLNVANNAKKTKSFLTYIPENLMLYPTLTALENLDYFLGIGGNKFSKIELEFFLEEAGLQQEAFHKRIQYFSKGMRQKVGIALAIAKDAKVLLLDEPTSGLDPKSSNEFGKLLKKMRADGVAILMATHDIFRAKDIGTHIGIMKQGALKHSFSNSAVSLHELENLYLETMNLNEEVK
- a CDS encoding TonB-dependent receptor plug domain-containing protein, producing MTRLSLSALFCVLFHTLLFSQHTHSVTIKVIDETTQKELPNAHVNIGLKYAYTNLKGTTTFYKISTKNKQLSITHVGYISYKKLFNFASNTPVISIVLKQENSVLNEVIIAQKHKQTSVKLSKNKQKVSKLFLAKNRDNSLMQTLKNIPGASAITIGSGQSKPTIRGLGFNRIVVVENGIKHEAQQWGADHGLEIDQYNIDNIEITKRATSLMYGSDAIARVISLKNNLLPNVNSFSRELNLTNRSKNNT